In a genomic window of Zingiber officinale cultivar Zhangliang chromosome 9B, Zo_v1.1, whole genome shotgun sequence:
- the LOC122024159 gene encoding U-box domain-containing protein 21-like produces the protein MAMPWRRSCRKPKAKPAADTPPSKVPEIAISPHFRCPISLELMKDPVTASTGITYDRQSIETWLELGHATCPVTKQELRSDVLLPNVALTRMIQSWCEAHSALGVERIPTPKVPLSVAQAEEILSGLADAGCRRDAGRCGELARRVRTLARESERSRRCLETSGAGRALAASFSAFSAEYFEFPELLEGVLAAMAAVGAAAVDAEAASFLAAPESLNVLVEMLRHGSLAARFNAAVAVKSLLAASSRATSELVSATEGMVEALAKLVREPISQQAMKAALAAIYYMVSEDERAAEMAVEQGIVPALVELLAEPERAMCEKALAVLDGLLCCERGREAACGHALAVPALVKRMFRVSEAATELAVSALWKLCGDCRRCSREALQVGAFQKLLLLLQIGCGEKTKERATQLLKSLSGHCSGKQHIDCVDTVDFKGVIKHV, from the coding sequence ATGGCCATGCCATGGAGGAGGAGTTGCCGCAAGCCCAAGGCCAAGCCGGCGGCCGATACGCCGCCTTCGAAGGTCCCGGAGATTGCCATCTCGCCGCACTTCCGGTGCCCGATATCACTTGAACTGATGAAAGATCCGGTGACGGCGTCCACCGGCATCACCTACGACCGGCAGTCGATCGAGACGTGGCTCGAGCTGGGGCACGCCACGTGCCCGGTCACCAAACAGGAGCTCCGCTCCGACGTGCTCCTCCCCAACGTCGCCCTCACCCGGATGATTCAGTCCTGGTGCGAGGCACACAGCGCCCTCGGCGTGGAGCGCATCCCCACGCCGAAGGTCCCGCTCTCCGTGGCGCAGGCAGAGGAGATCCTCTCTGGGCTCGCCGACGCCGGCTGCAGGCGCGACGCCGGGAGGTGCGGAGAGCTGGCGAGGAGGGTGAGGACCCTCGCGCGGGAGAGCGAGCGGAGCCGGCGGTGCCTCGAGACCAGCGGCGCGGGAAGGGCTTTGGCGGCAAGTTTTTCGGCGTTTTCGGCGGAGTATTTTGAATTCCCAGAGCTTTTGGAGGGAGTGTTGGCGGCAATGGCAGCGGTGGGCGCAGCGGCGGTGGACGCGGAGGCGGCTTCGTTTCTCGCTGCGCCGGAGTCCTTGAACGTCCTCGTGGAGATGCTGAGGCACGGCAGCCTGGCCGCGCGCTTCAATGCGGCGGTCGCGGTGAAGTCTCTGCTGGCCGCGTCGAGCAGGGCGACTTCGGAACTGGTGTCGGCGACCGAGGGGATGGTGGAGGCGCTGGCAAAACTCGTGCGGGAGCCGATCTCGCAGCAGGCGATGAAGGCGGCGCTGGCGGCGATCTACTACATGGTGAGCGAGGACGAGAGGGCGGCGGAGATGGCGGTGGAGCAGGGAATAGTGCCGGCGCTGGTGGAGTTGCTGGCCGAGCCGGAGAGGGCGATGTGCGAGAAGGCGCTCGCCGTGCTGGACGGGTTGCTGTGCTGCGAGCGAGGCAGGGAGGCGGCGTGCGGGCACGCGCTGGCGGTGCCGGCCCTAGTTAAGAGGATGTTCCGGGTGTCGGAGGCGGCGACGGAGCTGGCGGTGTCGGCGCTGTGGAAGCTGTGCGGGGATTGCCGGAGGTGCTCGAGGGAGGCGCTGCAAGTGGGGGCGTTCCAgaagctgctgctgctgctgcagatCGGCTGCGGCGAGAAGACAAAGGAGAGAGCAACGCAGCTGCTCAAATCGCTAAGTGGACATTGTTCAGGGAAACAGCATATCGACTGTGTTGATACCGTGGATTTTAAGGGAGTTATCAAACACGTCTAA